Proteins from one Triticum aestivum cultivar Chinese Spring chromosome 7A, IWGSC CS RefSeq v2.1, whole genome shotgun sequence genomic window:
- the LOC123154257 gene encoding protein MKS1 has protein sequence MATTTSYDNADVRHRALGVHGASRKIGKPAPAPSSQAQQQNRKPVIIYMVSPKVIHVEAHEFMSLVQRLTGPEVAGEDGRERASTSSSSPRTAADRAGRAAQPVRVKARALNRPGPAVSVSVTATRQQQQQQNVPPSWAGPSPSPTTGFLFHDLSPLRGGALKGEAPMVSPWLHQTSDHFLSPGGASALGSPSGFLDIFGPLSSQQQ, from the coding sequence ATGGCCACCACGACGAGCTACGACAACGCCGACGTCCGGCACAGGGCCCTCGGCGTGCACGGCGCGTCGCGCAAGATCGGCaagccggcgccggcgccgtcgtCGCAGGCGCAGCAGCAGAACCGGAAGCCGGTCATCATCTACATGGTGTCCCCCAAGGTGATCCACGTGGAGGCCCACGAGTTCATGTCGCTCGTGCAGCGGCTCACCGGCCCGGAGGTCGCCGGGGAGGACGGGCGGGAGAGGGCGTCCACGTCGTCGTCCTCCCCGAGGACCGCGGCGGACAGGGCCGGGAGGGCGGCGCAGCCGGTGCGCGTCAAGGCCCGCGCCCTCAACCGGCCCGGCCCCGCGGTGTCCGTCTCGGTGACGGCcacgaggcagcagcagcagcagcagaacgtGCCGCCGTCGTGGGCGgggccgtcgccgtcgccgacgacGGGGTTCCTGTTCCACGACCTCAGCCCGCTCCGCGGCGGGGCGCTCAAGGGCGAGGCGCCCATGGTCTCCCCGTGGCTGCACCAGACCAGCGACCATTTCTTGAGCCCCGGCGGCGCGTCGGCGCTCGGCTCGCCGTCCGGCTTCCTCGACATCTTCGGGCCGCTCTCGTCCCAGCAGCAATGA